The sequence CAACTTCTGGGGCGTGGTCCACGGCACCAAGGCCTTCCTGCCGCACCTCGAGGCGACCGGCGAGGGCCACATCGTCAACACGTCGAGCGTGTTCGGTTTCGTGGGTGTGCCGTCGCAGTCGGCGTACAACGCCGCCAAGTTCGCGGTGCGCGGGTTCACCGAGGCGCTGCGCCAGGAGCTCGACCTCATGGATATCGGCGTGTCGGCCACCAGCGTCCACCCCGGCGGGATCAAGACCAACATCGCCCGCGACGCGCGGATGGACCCCGGTGTCGAGCGGCTCGGGCTCGACGCGTCGGACTCGAGTGCGGAGTTCGAAAAGGCGTTCATCACCACGCCGGAGAAGGCGGCCAAGGTGATCTTGAAGGGTGTCGAGCGCAACAAGCGACGCGTGCTGATCGGACCCGACGCGTACGTCATCGACGAGATGGCGCGGCTGATGCCGTCGTCGTACCAGCGGTTGATCACCACCGGCGCCAAGCTGGGCAGCCGGCTCCGTCGCCGCCAGAACAAGTAGCGGCCGGAGGCGACGTCGCAGCTACGCGACGGACGTGACCCGCGCGTCGTCGATGCGCAGATCGTGCCGAAGCTCGGTGGCGTCGATGCCACCGCACGGCGGCAGGTGGATCTCACGGTTCACCGACACCCGCCCCTCGTAGCGCGTCGCGGTGCCATCACGCCGTCGTACCACGCACCAGGCGAGGCGCCCGGTGCCATCGCTCGCCTCGGCGTCAGGCTCGGCGCCCGTCTCGCGCTCCGCGTCGAACACGGACCAGCCCTCGGCCATGAGCGCGGCCCGTTCGGCGAGCTGCGCTTCGGGCCGGGTGGCCGAGCAGCCCCGGTAGTGGGTGGCGGCGACCGCCGGGTCGAGGCTGCGGTCGGCGACCCCCGCAGCCGTCTCGACGTCGAGGTGGGCCCACAGGTTGCCGTCGGGGAGGCTCAACGCGGTGGGAGCGAAACGATGCCCGCCGAGGTGTGAGGTGCGCCAGATCTCGAGGCCGGGCCGCGCCGCGGCGAGGTCGCTGGCCAAGTGCGTGCCGAAGCTGCCGCAGCACACGTCGCGGGCGCCGTGCGAGCAAACGAGCAGGCGCGGCAGGTCGACGGATGGATCCGACGGCACCGCACCGGTGAGCGCGTCGAGCGTGAGCGCAGCCAGCGCGTCGCGGCGTTCGGCCGAGTCGAGGCCGCCGCGGTCACCGAGCGACCAGGCCTGCACGTCGAACGCTCGGAACGGCCCGCGGTCGCGGTGCGCCACCAGCACCCGGTGCGGGGCGACTCTGGCGTCGAGGTGGTGGGCCAGTTGCAGGCGGTATCCGAGGTCGGCCGCGCGGTCGCGGACTGTCGCGAGCTCGGCGACCGCCTCGACTTTCGGCGGCCACGGCAACGGCCATTCGACGACCACCCAACCGAGCACCTGGTTCGCCGTCCCGATCGGATCGAGGCCTGCGTTGTGGACTGAGACCGAGCAGCGCATGGCGTCCACTATGCCGCGACGCCGAACCAGCCCAACACGCTCCGCACGGCCACCACTGCCGCCAGCCCGGCGACGAGGACCGTGACGACGGTGGCCACGACGCGGATG comes from Acidimicrobiales bacterium and encodes:
- a CDS encoding SDR family NAD(P)-dependent oxidoreductase is translated as MKDFTGKVAAVTGAGSGIGRELAKELVRRGARVSLSDVNEPGLAETVDEVKALGGEARHQRVDVAVRDEMFAWADQVVEDHGKVNLIFNNAGVALGSPIATMSYDDFEWLFNINFWGVVHGTKAFLPHLEATGEGHIVNTSSVFGFVGVPSQSAYNAAKFAVRGFTEALRQELDLMDIGVSATSVHPGGIKTNIARDARMDPGVERLGLDASDSSAEFEKAFITTPEKAAKVILKGVERNKRRVLIGPDAYVIDEMARLMPSSYQRLITTGAKLGSRLRRRQNK
- a CDS encoding sucrase ferredoxin; this translates as MRCSVSVHNAGLDPIGTANQVLGWVVVEWPLPWPPKVEAVAELATVRDRAADLGYRLQLAHHLDARVAPHRVLVAHRDRGPFRAFDVQAWSLGDRGGLDSAERRDALAALTLDALTGAVPSDPSVDLPRLLVCSHGARDVCCGSFGTHLASDLAAARPGLEIWRTSHLGGHRFAPTALSLPDGNLWAHLDVETAAGVADRSLDPAVAATHYRGCSATRPEAQLAERAALMAEGWSVFDAERETGAEPDAEASDGTGRLAWCVVRRRDGTATRYEGRVSVNREIHLPPCGGIDATELRHDLRIDDARVTSVA